gaggagaaggtggAGTGAGAAGGCCCCAGAGGCTGCCCCTACCTCGGAGGCCTGTCTGTGTCGAGGGGGGATCCCTTCTCGAGGCCTGGGGTCAAGAAGGGAGCTTGAGGAGGTTGGAAACCCGAGCGTACAAAAGGGAGGCAGATCACTCGGCCGTGGGTCCCGCCCGGGAGCAGCACCGCGGCCGGCGCACGCTCTGTAGCAGCGCGCGGAAGAGGCCAGGAGGGCGCTTGGCGTTGCCCTCTGGGGGCGCGGTGCGCACTGAGCCAGCACGGCCGGGTcccgggcgggcggcgggcggcggcgcgGGTGCCCCCTGGCGGCCGTGCTCCTCGATCTGTCGCTCCAGATGTTTCTGGATGGCCATGCCCAGCACCTCCACCTCCATGGCGGCGCCGTACACCTCCCACGTCATGCCCTTTTCGTCCCAGCTCACATCGCGAACGGGCTCGGCCGCCTCCGGGGGCGCCACTGCGGCAGCCAGCACCGAGCCGGGCCGCACCCGCACCTCAGGGAAGGCGGGTGGCGCCTCGGGAGGCACGGCGGCCTGCGGCGTCATGGGCCCCGTGGCCACAGAGCGCGTTTCCGCGGCCCCCATCGACACCTGCAGGCCCGCGTCCCGGCGCGATGGCTGCCTAGGCGCGGGGCTGGGCTCGCGCGGTGCCGCCTGGAAGCTGAAGGCCGGGCCGCCCGAGCCATCCTGCGGGGACATAGGGCTCACAGCCACCGACACGCAGGGCTGCGCGCCCGCCTGAGTGCCCGCGTCCTCGCGCGGTGGCGGCGGGGCACTGGCATCCCACGACGGCGCCTTTGTGAAGTTGTCACGAGTTCGCGGCCCAGGCGGGGGCGCTTCGGCCTCTGGGCGGGGGCTTCTCTGGGCTCCAGCGGCCACGGGTTCTTTCTGCCCCAGGCTGCAGACCTCTGTGCTAGTCGCTGGCGCGGGTTCTACGCGGTCCCCACCGCTTCCAGCACCCAAGGGAGAATAGTCTGAGTCGCAGGCTTTACTATCTGACTGCCAGGGGAGAGAGGCCTCTGCCTGATCCAGAGTTAAGGGGACGGCATTTTCCAAGGATGCGGGTTCTGCTTTTCCCCGAGGTGGTGCCGTGTTGGCCCTCCCCAGGGCTACAGGCTCCACCTTCCCAGATGCAACAGGGTCTGCTTCCCCTGAGGATCCAGGATCCCCCTTCTCCAAAGCCAGGGGCTTCTCTTGCAGAGTCGCAGCTTCCATTTTTCCTGTTGAATTGGGACCCTCCTGCTCAGGCGGCTTCGTCACCGCTTTGCCCTGGGACTTGGGTTCTGCTTTCCCTGACGCCCTGGGGTCCACTTTTGTGGAGTTCTCAGGGTTCCCCTTTTCTGGAGGCAGGGGATCCACTTTTTCCCCTGGGACAGCATCTGCCTTTCCCCAGGGTGCCAGGGCTGTTTTCCCTAGAGTCGTGGGGGCCACCCTTCCTGAAGACACGGAGTCCACTGCTTTTCCCGGGGGCACGATTTCTGCCATCCCCCGGCTCACAGGGTCCACCTTGACCAAGGTGGGGGGATCGGCCCTCCCTAGGGCCACGGGACCCACCTTCCCACAGGTCACAGGACCTGCCTTCTCTGAGGACAGTGGAGCTGCTCCCCCTCCAGTCACTGCCTCAGCTTCTACAGAGGATGAGGATCCCACTGTTCCCGGGAGCTTGGGGTCCCCTGGAACTGAGGGCACAGGGTCTGTCTTCCCTGAAGATTCAGGATCCACTTTTCCAGAAGACgatgtttttatatttcccaCAGCACTGGTGGGGCCCGCCTTTTGGGAGGAGACTGGGTGCTCCTTCCCTGTGGACACAATTTCTGTCTCTCCTGCAGCCGTCAGTTCGCCCTTCCCAGGAGACCAGGGCTCTGGCTTTCCTGAGGACGTGGGGTCCACCTTTCCCAGAGAGGCTGGACCCACCTCGCTTAAAGACAAAGCAGCTGCCTGTCCAGCAGACCCGGTCTTTGTCATTCCCACAGATGCAGGGTCTCCCTTTCCTGAGGAGGCAGTGTCCATCGCTCCCAGGGGCGGAGGGTCCTCTTTGGCAGGGGACACAGTTTCCACATTTCCCTCGGGCACAGGGCCTGTCGTCTCCAGGAGTCCGCCCCCTGCTGCTGACCCCGGAGCCACTGTTCCGGGGGATATAGGCGTGATTTTGCTAGACAACCCCGTCAGCATTCCAGCAGACCCAGGACCTACCTTTCCTGCAGACGCAGACTTGGTGTTTTCTGAGGACCCGGGATGCACCTTTCCTGAGGGTCCAGGGTCTCTCTTTCCCAAGGACCCAAGATCTGCCTTGCCTGCAGGTGCAGAACCTGCCTCTTCTGAGGACCCAGGAAGCTTTTGTCCCGAATACCTGGTCTCCTCCTGTCTCGGGAGCGCACGGTCCACTGTGGCTGAGGGTGCGGGATCCCCCCTCCTTGGGGATGCCTGGTCCACCTTGCTCAAGCATGCAGGGTCTACCTCTCCCCAGGAACCAGGATCCTCCTTTCTTGGGGCCCCCGGATCCATCCTTGTAGAAGTCACAGGATCCCCCTTCCCCAAGACTGCAGGCTCCACCTTTCCTATGAACGTGGGGCCTGCCTTGCTCAAGGGCCCAGCATCTTCCTTTCCTGTGGAAGTAGAATCTGCCTGCTTTGAAGACTTGGAGTCCATCTTCTCCGAAAACATAGGATTTCTGTTCTCCAAAGATGAGGGATCAGTTTTTGCTGAGGACACAGGCTCTGGCTTTCCAGAGAAGGTGACTTCTGGTGTCCCGGAGACCGAGGCTCCATGTGTCCCcactgtctccttggtggctgcCTCCTGGGGAGGAGTGCAGGTCAGGGCTGGGCAGGCCAAGCTCCCGCCAGGACCCTCGGAACAGAAGGCCCCTCCACCGGCCCCACCGGGGCTGCCGTGTCTGGAGTCCATGCCAGGGCTGTGAGCAGGGGTGTGTCTGGGCGGAACCACACTGGCCTTCAGCGGAGAGGGGCAGTAATCCCTCATGGCCGGGCACCCAGTCCCCAGGCGCCCATCCTGCGGGCAGcagagggctgagggctgaggtcCTGGGGGACTGGAGTCCTTTCGAAGTCCCTGTAGCCAGGCTGGCTCTTCAGCGCCGCCCAATGGCCCGCATGACGGAGCTGCAGTGCCAGGCTGCGGTCTGGCTCTGAAACACAGAGAGAGCAGGCTCAGACTCAGGCAGACCGGGAGGGCAGGGCCTCCTCGGGCTGCCCCTCTCTCACCCTCCTCCTGGGGCTAGGCCTCCCCACCAGATTCCCCACCCCCGTCTGGTCCCCTGGTGTCCAGAGGACCTGGCCTAAAAACATGAACCCATCCATGTCACACTCTGTTTCACTGCTCCCAGGAACCCTGATTTCCTAAGATGGTCCTCAGGGCCCTCCATACCTGGCCACAGTCTAACTTTCCGACTTCATCTGCATTACCCGtccctgggcagcccagcccatGCAATGCGCTATTAGAAATTATGCTTCTGTCCTCTAGCCCACGGGTGACAAGCTCTGATGCCGCTGGGGCCAGACAGGTAATTTAAGCCAGGGAAGAAGGCTCGGCACAACGGTGGGGAGTGGTGAGGACTACAGCAAAGCGGGGAGTGCACCCCCTGCCGAGAGGCCCTCTACTCCACTGGCAACACTGCTCTGGAGAAAGGCATCCTGGCAGTGCCAGTGAGAAGTGGGGAACCCAGCTCTTTAATTAATTCAAGATTGAAACCCCCCCACAACACTGGAGGCTAAACAAAATATGTCtgtgcaggccctggggagcTCTGAATAGTTTACGGTTGAAGAAGGGACACCGttgatgtgtgtgttttcagagaTTGCTCAGGAATGGTGtggaggctgggctggaggagggTGGCTGGCCGAGACCTGCGCAGAGGCTGGCCAGCCATTCGGTCAGCCTCTCACTTGTCCAGTTCTCCACTCAGCCGCCCAGCCCCTTCTCCGCTGCAGACCggagcagctgcagcagcccAGGTGAGAGAGGGTCCAGGACGGCCCCCAGAGAATGGAGTCGGCAGCTGAGAGTTCTGAGGGGAAGCTGACAGGAGCCAGCTGGCTGGAGGGGGTGATGGTGGGGGTGGACCGCAGGAGTCTGGCTGGGGTGGGTGCGTTGCCAGGCAATGGTGCTGGGCGGAagatgtggggaaagggggagtTGTGTTTTGGACAAGCCAAGTGTGTGGTGTCTGGGGGACAGCCAGGGAGAGGGGCCGGGCAGGCTGCTGGGTCTGTGAGCACCCTTGTTCCATCACATAGCCAGCTGCCACAGCCCAAACCCGCTCTTCCTGCCCTTGTCCCAAAAGCCGCCTCACCATGCTCAGGCCAAAGTCCCTAGAGTCGCCCTTGACTTTCTCTCACAGCTCACATCCCATCCATCAGCAAAACAGAATGGATCCACTTTCACAGTGTGTCTAGAACCCGGACACCACCTGAGCCTAACCCACACCATCTGCCACCTGGGCCATCCATCCCTGCTTTTCCCTTCACCCCAAACAGCtccttctcaacacagcagccagagggaccgTACCAGGACCTAAGGTAGACCGGGTCCCTCCTGCACTCAGAACCACCCCGGTGTCTCCCCATCTCACTCATGCAGAGTAAAAGTAACCTCCTTACAGTGGCCCATGAGACTGCATGTTCTGGTGCTGGTACCTGTCCCTCGATTATGCTGCTTCGGCCACACTGGCCGCCTGGCTGAGTCTCGGACACCGGCTGCCTAGGGGCTTTGTGCCGGctgcctcctctgcctggagtgccccccccccccccccgcccaccccctgcacggcctgcccctgcccctccagtACAATGGTCTCCGCCCCAGCACCGCCCAGCGCCTTGCACCTCCCTCACCCTGCTCAGATCTGCTTCAGAGAACCTGTCACCACACCACATCTCGTTGGTTCGTTGCTTATGACATGCCCTCCCCGAAGGATGTCAGCTCCAGGAGGGGGCTTTGTGGTGTTTGCCGAAGTCTCCTCAGGGTCGGGGACAGTGGTGGGCAGGTAGTAAGCTGGTAGCTCATAATAAAGGTGTGGAATCAATGAGTGACTGAAAGCTCTTTCTAGATGTGCAGCCACGCCATTCTGCGCAGTCTGCTTCCCCTGGCTCTCGCTGGGGAAGTACGCTGGCTGTCACCTTTTTGGAGGGACATTTATCAGTTTCTATCAGGGTTTCCAGGGCACACAGCGTTTAGACCAGCAGGCCCACCTCCAGGGACAGTTGTGCGTGGAAGGAGCGCGAGGACAGGGCTGGCAGTGGGGAGAAAACCAGCAAGTGGGCTCGGGAGGTGTGGGACAAGCACTGGGACCCCCAGAGCTGTCGGACTGTGCGGAGTAATGAGGAAGACACCCACCAGAAAATAGGTGGAAAGAGCCAGGGAGTGGACAGGCACACATCTATGGCTTAGTTATGGAGATGGCGTCTCCAGATTGCCTCTGGGAGGGGAGGCCGACGGTTTGGCAGAGGAAGAGGCTTTTGTGTATGCCCCACTGTGAAGTCTGAGTTTGGGTTATGacatatttacaaaacaaaacaagaaagaaacctTTAATGATTCCCCAGTACCTTTAGGGTCAGGTCCAACTCCATAATGTGCTTCCAAGCCCCTGCGACCTTACTGACCTGCTGACTGTGCAATTCAGTGTGTGCTCCTCCCCCAAAGCATGTGCTCccacatgcacatgtgtacacacacgcacacccataTTCatcacacgtgcacacacgcaccACCTTGGGCTCCCCTGTGACCTCACGCCTCTCCCACTGCAGCCTCTCCACACCCTCATGCTCGGCTCTCACCCCGCCGTCAGGCTCAGGGTAGCTGCATCCTC
The genomic region above belongs to Phyllostomus discolor isolate MPI-MPIP mPhyDis1 chromosome 13, mPhyDis1.pri.v3, whole genome shotgun sequence and contains:
- the GPRIN1 gene encoding G protein-regulated inducer of neurite outgrowth 1 produces the protein MPGAGRGAGARSRRGGQRCRVRGSACQPGRRQPSPLGRRPRDPERSVRRRRISGTSGARPQPGTAAPSCGPLGGAEEPAWLQGLRKDSSPPGPQPSALCCPQDGRLGTGCPAMRDYCPSPLKASVVPPRHTPAHSPGMDSRHGSPGGAGGGAFCSEGPGGSLACPALTCTPPQEAATKETVGTHGASVSGTPEVTFSGKPEPVSSAKTDPSSLENRNPMFSEKMDSKSSKQADSTSTGKEDAGPLSKAGPTFIGKVEPAVLGKGDPVTSTRMDPGAPRKEDPGSWGEVDPACLSKVDQASPRRGDPAPSATVDRALPRQEETRYSGQKLPGSSEEAGSAPAGKADLGSLGKRDPGPSGKVHPGSSENTKSASAGKVGPGSAGMLTGLSSKITPISPGTVAPGSAAGGGLLETTGPVPEGNVETVSPAKEDPPPLGAMDTASSGKGDPASVGMTKTGSAGQAAALSLSEVGPASLGKVDPTSSGKPEPWSPGKGELTAAGETEIVSTGKEHPVSSQKAGPTSAVGNIKTSSSGKVDPESSGKTDPVPSVPGDPKLPGTVGSSSSVEAEAVTGGGAAPLSSEKAGPVTCGKVGPVALGRADPPTLVKVDPVSRGMAEIVPPGKAVDSVSSGRVAPTTLGKTALAPWGKADAVPGEKVDPLPPEKGNPENSTKVDPRASGKAEPKSQGKAVTKPPEQEGPNSTGKMEAATLQEKPLALEKGDPGSSGEADPVASGKVEPVALGRANTAPPRGKAEPASLENAVPLTLDQAEASLPWQSDSKACDSDYSPLGAGSGGDRVEPAPATSTEVCSLGQKEPVAAGAQRSPRPEAEAPPPGPRTRDNFTKAPSWDASAPPPPREDAGTQAGAQPCVSVAVSPMSPQDGSGGPAFSFQAAPREPSPAPRQPSRRDAGLQVSMGAAETRSVATGPMTPQAAVPPEAPPAFPEVRVRPGSVLAAAVAPPEAAEPVRDVSWDEKGMTWEVYGAAMEVEVLGMAIQKHLERQIEEHGRQGAPAPPPAARPGPGRAGSVRTAPPEGNAKRPPGLFRALLQSVRRPRCCSRAGPTAE